In Nitrosopumilus sp., the genomic stretch GTTTGCAAAAACCAAATTCATTAAATGGGTTAATCCTAAAATGACTGCAATTTTTTTATCATGTTCTGCAGCATCGATTGTAACAAAATTAGCTCCTTCAAAAAGCGTTTTTGCCATCGCTAGTTCTTTTTTAGCATCTTTGATTGGAACTGAAATTATATTTTGTCCTTTAATCGTTTTAATGCCTGGGCCAAACATTGGATGAATACAAATTGGATTAATTTTAGATGGCATTTTTGATAACGAAGTAACTACTTTTGATTTTTCAGATGATATTTCAATAAGATATGTGTCTCGTTTCATCTCCTTTGCAATTAATCTAATAATTTCAGGGGTTCTCCTAGTAGGAGTACATAAAACAACATAATCTGATTTTAAAATTCCGCCTACAAGAGATTCTGCAACTTTAATATCTTTTCCAACTACTTTATTTTCTGAATCATAACCTGTAACCTCAAAACCTTTACTTGTAAAATATTTTGCAAACCATTGGCCCATTTGACCTCCTGCACCTATAACTGTAACTTTTTTCATTTACTTTCACTCATGATATTACTTAGTGTATTCATTCCCTCAATTAGTATTTTTTCGTCTTGACATGCAGATATTCTTATGAAATTTTTATAATTTCCAAATCCATCTCCAGGTGCCACTGCCAGTCCCCTTTCTAAGGCACTGTTAGCAAATCGGACTCCATCAAATTCTTCTTGATTAACTCTTGCAAAAAGATACAACCCTCCATCTGGGATCATAAAGTCTAGTCCTATTTCTTTTGCTTTTTGTACCAATACATCAAGTCTGTTTTTCACAGTATTAGAATTGTTGGATATGTCTGCATCTAGAGCTTTCATAGCAATGTATTGTATAGGTTCTGAGACATTTGTTAGGCACAAAGCCTCTAATTTTGCCATTTTTTCAATGATTTTTGAATTTGCAATGGCATATCCTACTCTAAATCCTGTCATGGCATGAGATTTTGAGAATGAACGTGTGACTATACTTTTCTCATAATTATAATTTAGGATACTTTTCCAACTATTTGTTGAATATTCTGAATAAATCTCATCACTCAATATGTAAAGATCATTTTTTCTAGCTAATTCTACTATGGTGTCTTGAACTGTTTCATTTAGAATTTTACCTGTAGGATTATTTGGATAATTCAATACAATCATTTTTGTATTTGAATTGATTAAATTTTTGATTTGTTCCACTGATGGTTCCCACTTGTCTTCCAAAGTTGTATTGATTGTTCTTACTTTAACTCCTGAATTTAATGCACAGTCTTTGTAAGCTGGCCATGCAGGTTCAATTACAATCATTTCATCTCCAGGATTAAGAAGGGTTGTAATTGCAGTAAAAACTGAGAATCGTGCTCCAGGACTAACGATAATGTTGTCTTGTGTGACTTTTACATTGAATTTCTTATAAATATGGTTTGATAATGCTTCTCTAAATACAGGCATTCCTTTTGATGAGCCATACTTTAGAAATCCTTTGTTGAAAACTTCTTCTAATGCAATCTTTACAATTGGTGGCGGTGGAAAATCTGGTTCCCCTACTTCCATATGAATAATTTTTTTACCTTGTTCTTCAAGTAATTTTGCTTTTAAGAAAATAGATAGATGTGTCTGCTTATCTGATGACTGTACCTTCACAGATTCATTTAACAGAAAATTAAGAAATTTTGTAGCAATTGTTTCATCTAATCCTATGTTTTTACATAATGTTATTACCTTTTCACGTAAATTACTTTCTCGTAATTCATCTGTCACTCCCTTGCCGATATTCTTTTTGACTTGTCCTATTTCTTTTGCAATATCAGTTCTAGTTTTTAGTAATCCTATCATTTGAAGCGTTATATCATCCATTTTATTCCTAAGATCGTTTATGTCTGACATTTTCTTATAATGTAGGTTTGATTGTCCCTGCTAGCAGTGCATGATCTGCAATAGTTAAAGATACAAGCGAATCCACTACAGGAGGAGCTCTTGGCACTACACAAGGATCATGTCGTCCTTTAACCTGAAGATTAGTTTCTTTTTTTGTTTTGATATCTACAGTTTTTTGTTTTTGAGCAATTGATGATGCTGGTTTGAATGCAATTCTCATTGTTATTGGCATACCATTTGAAATGCCACCCAAAATTCCACCTGATCTGTTTGTTTCTGTTACTATTTTTCCTTTTTTGATGGTATACAAATCATTATTTTGAGAACCGTATAATTCTGAACCTTTGAATCCTGAACCAAATTCAATTCCTTTTACTGATGGAATAG encodes the following:
- a CDS encoding prephenate dehydrogenase, with protein sequence MKKVTVIGAGGQMGQWFAKYFTSKGFEVTGYDSENKVVGKDIKVAESLVGGILKSDYVVLCTPTRRTPEIIRLIAKEMKRDTYLIEISSEKSKVVTSLSKMPSKINPICIHPMFGPGIKTIKGQNIISVPIKDAKKELAMAKTLFEGANFVTIDAAEHDKKIAVILGLTHLMNLVFANILSKDEKMLLTEKMSGTTFRVQKILAESIMTESPELIETIIANPEIRRVAEELWKDIGRLLTSIQESKTEEVIDYIKECQERLAKHKDINESYKKLSKMVKTVEK
- a CDS encoding aminotransferase class I/II-fold pyridoxal phosphate-dependent enzyme; protein product: MDDITLQMIGLLKTRTDIAKEIGQVKKNIGKGVTDELRESNLREKVITLCKNIGLDETIATKFLNFLLNESVKVQSSDKQTHLSIFLKAKLLEEQGKKIIHMEVGEPDFPPPPIVKIALEEVFNKGFLKYGSSKGMPVFREALSNHIYKKFNVKVTQDNIIVSPGARFSVFTAITTLLNPGDEMIVIEPAWPAYKDCALNSGVKVRTINTTLEDKWEPSVEQIKNLINSNTKMIVLNYPNNPTGKILNETVQDTIVELARKNDLYILSDEIYSEYSTNSWKSILNYNYEKSIVTRSFSKSHAMTGFRVGYAIANSKIIEKMAKLEALCLTNVSEPIQYIAMKALDADISNNSNTVKNRLDVLVQKAKEIGLDFMIPDGGLYLFARVNQEEFDGVRFANSALERGLAVAPGDGFGNYKNFIRISACQDEKILIEGMNTLSNIMSESK